The DNA window GAGTATCACGCCGCGCCGCCGCTGCAGGGCTTCGGCATCTCCGAACCCGAGCAGGTGAAGGCCGCGCTGCAGGCCGGGGCCGCCGGCGCGATCTCCGGCTCGGCAATCGTCAAAATCATCGAACAGCACCATGCCAACCCGGCGGAGATGCTGACCAGGCTGGCGGCCTTCGTCAGCAATATGAAGCGCGCCACCCGGGCGTGATCCTCTTTAGCGAGCGCCCTGCCGGCGCTCGCTTTAACAGCTTGTTTCCCCTCAAAGTTTGTTCCATTTATTTACAGCAAAAATTTGAACAAACCCAGGTCTTGTCTCACAATGAACGTTGTTCGCTATGCATTTCTTCGTTTGATTTGGGGAATGCGCTCGCTGCGGCGATAAACCGTAGCGAATTTCAACCATAACATTGCATGGAGAGTAATTTATGAAGCTGTTTAAAACCCTTTCGGCCTTGTGCATGGCAGCCGTTGTGGCGGTCGCGGTGAGCGCTTGTGCGCCGACGGCAAAATCTGAGGGAACGGGCGGTTATATCGATGACACGGTGGTCACTACCAAAGTGAAATCGGCACTGCTGGCGGATAAAAACATCAAGTCACGCGAGATCAGCGTGGAAACCTTTAAAGGTCGCGTGCAGCTGAGCGGCTTCGTGACGTCCAGCGATGACGCTAACCGTGCGGTGCAGGTCACACGCGGCGTGGCCGGTGTGAAATCGGTTGAAAACGTAATGCAGATTAAATAATACCGACACAGGGAGGCGCAACGCCTCCCTGATTGCGGCCTTCATCAGAAGCGATAACCCGCCCCGAACATGAACACCCACGGATCCAGACGCGTATCGAAGCTGTGGTGCCCGCCATTCGCATCGTTGAAGCGAGTTTTGGTTTCGATGTTCATCCACCACACCGACATGTTCAGCATCCAGTGCTCATCCAGGTTGTAATCCAGGCCAGCCTGCGCCGCCACACCCCAAGAGTCTTTCAGATCGAGGTCGCTCAACCCGGCGCTTTTGCCGTAATCGTTGAACTTCTCGTCGAAGAAGGTGGTGTAGTTAACGCCGACGCCCAGGTAAGGACGCAGTTTGTCCTGCTTGTCGCCGAAGTAGTATTGCGCCATCAGCGTAGGCGGCAATTGGTGAACGGTCGCCAGATCGGTGCCGCCCAGCGTAACCTTATGGCGGAATGGCGTTGCGGCCAACAACTCAACGCCGATGTTGTCCGTCACCATGTAACCGAAGGTCAGACCGAGCTGGGTGTTGTTTTTCGCATCCAGCGACCCCAACCCCAACACGTTGTCCGAACCTGCATTTGGACGCACCGTCGCAGTTCCCGCGCGGAACAGGAAATCACCGGCCTGATGCGCACTTGCCAACATAGGCGCCATCATCGTCGCCAATACCATCAGAGTTGTCTTTTTCATTATCCATTCCATTTGTGTGGTTAATCGCTCGAGGGGGAATATACCTACTTTCGGGTATTTGTGATCCCATCGAGATCACATCTTATGTGTAAAAATTTAAAATCCTACTAAAAACAAGGTTACCTAACCGCCTAATAAATCAAGGATTGATCTGCATCAAAAAATCGATTTTGTTGCAAATTATCTACATGTTCAAATTTCGGTTGCGGAGAAAAATGCGGCTGAGGTAATTTCATTTTCCGTGTTGGTTTTGGTTGGTGCCGTGAGGAGTCGGTGGGCAATCAAGATGAGCGAAATCCTTAATCCCTGTGTCAGCTGCGGCGCATGCTGCGGTTATTTTCGAGTGTCATTCTATTGGGCCGAAGCCGAAGACGGCGGCGGCATCGTCCCCCTTTCCCTGACGGAGCCTTTAACCCCGTTCCTGCGCTGCATGCAGGGGACCAACAGCAAGTCCCCCCGCTGCAACGCGCTGGATGGCGAGATTGGCAAAGCCGTGTCCTGCTCGATCTACCTCAATCGGCCCAGCCCGTGCCGGGAGTTCGATCAGTCCGGTGAAAACGGCCTGCGCAACGAAGCCTGCGATCGCGCTCGCGAACGCTACGGCCTGCCGCCCTTGCCGGTGCCCCTGCCGCTCTCGCTGCCTGAGACGACGATCGTTGAAGAAATAGGCGTAGTGCAATTCGCGGGGTGCCACAGCGGCGTGGAACAGGGTACAATCACCCACTGATTTATCTCTGTTTTCCCGACGCCAAGGAGTCTGCATGCCTATCACGGCCAACACTTTGTACCGTGACAGTTTTAACTTTTTACGCAACCAACTGGCCAGCATCCTGATGCTGGCGCTGTTGACGGCGTTTATCTCCGTGCTGCTGAATCAGGCCTTCAGCCCCGATGCCGAACAGTTGGCGACGCTCGCTGCCACCACCAGCGATTTCGCTTCGTCTACCGGTATGGGC is part of the Serratia marcescens genome and encodes:
- a CDS encoding YkgJ family cysteine cluster protein, whose protein sequence is MSEILNPCVSCGACCGYFRVSFYWAEAEDGGGIVPLSLTEPLTPFLRCMQGTNSKSPRCNALDGEIGKAVSCSIYLNRPSPCREFDQSGENGLRNEACDRARERYGLPPLPVPLPLSLPETTIVEEIGVVQFAGCHSGVEQGTITH
- the ompW gene encoding outer membrane protein OmpW, which gives rise to MKKTTLMVLATMMAPMLASAHQAGDFLFRAGTATVRPNAGSDNVLGLGSLDAKNNTQLGLTFGYMVTDNIGVELLAATPFRHKVTLGGTDLATVHQLPPTLMAQYYFGDKQDKLRPYLGVGVNYTTFFDEKFNDYGKSAGLSDLDLKDSWGVAAQAGLDYNLDEHWMLNMSVWWMNIETKTRFNDANGGHHSFDTRLDPWVFMFGAGYRF
- a CDS encoding BON domain-containing protein, encoding MKLFKTLSALCMAAVVAVAVSACAPTAKSEGTGGYIDDTVVTTKVKSALLADKNIKSREISVETFKGRVQLSGFVTSSDDANRAVQVTRGVAGVKSVENVMQIK